From Azospirillum sp. TSA2s, a single genomic window includes:
- a CDS encoding branched-chain amino acid ABC transporter permease, giving the protein MASVSIIPSGDYKTSYGSDTTIFPTRTSRNFAILGVVLLLACPAFMDRYWLSLLIQIGYLGIAALGLNILVGFTGQISIGHSAFFGFGAFASAWLSNSLGVPVALAIPLAGVVTTLVGLLFGMPAARLKGLYLAIATLAAQYILQDFFARADWFTGGTAGTIAEPLTIFGFAFDTDERYFYVALVALVVMYILATNLMRTRDGRALVAVRDHYLSAEIMGINLTKYRTMSFGISAFYAGIGGALYAHYLQFVSVEGFTILFSIQFLGMIIIGGLGSIMGTLMGTAFMVFLPEAMQALTKLVSGTALDTALNLKDNIAFLREMSIGLVIILFLVFEPDGLAHRWKQIKAYWKLYPFSH; this is encoded by the coding sequence ATGGCATCCGTCAGCATCATCCCGAGCGGCGATTACAAGACGTCCTACGGGTCCGACACCACCATCTTCCCGACCAGGACCAGCCGCAACTTCGCGATCCTGGGCGTGGTCCTCCTGCTGGCCTGCCCGGCCTTCATGGACCGCTACTGGCTCAGCCTGCTGATCCAGATCGGCTATCTCGGCATCGCGGCGCTCGGCCTGAACATCCTGGTCGGCTTCACCGGCCAGATCTCCATCGGCCATTCCGCCTTTTTCGGCTTCGGCGCCTTCGCCTCGGCCTGGCTCAGCAACAGCCTGGGCGTCCCGGTGGCGCTGGCCATTCCGCTGGCGGGCGTGGTCACCACGCTGGTCGGGCTGCTGTTCGGCATGCCGGCGGCGCGGCTGAAGGGCCTGTACCTCGCCATCGCCACGCTGGCGGCGCAGTACATCCTGCAGGACTTCTTCGCCCGCGCCGACTGGTTCACCGGCGGCACCGCCGGCACCATCGCCGAGCCGCTGACCATCTTCGGCTTCGCCTTCGACACCGACGAGCGGTACTTCTACGTCGCCCTGGTGGCGCTGGTGGTGATGTACATCCTCGCCACAAACCTGATGCGGACCCGCGACGGCCGCGCCCTGGTGGCGGTGCGCGACCATTATCTCTCCGCCGAGATCATGGGCATCAACCTGACGAAGTACCGGACGATGTCCTTCGGCATCTCCGCCTTCTACGCCGGCATTGGCGGCGCGCTGTACGCCCATTACCTGCAGTTCGTGTCGGTCGAGGGCTTCACCATCCTCTTCTCGATCCAGTTCCTGGGCATGATCATCATCGGCGGGCTGGGCTCGATCATGGGCACACTGATGGGCACCGCCTTCATGGTCTTCCTGCCCGAGGCGATGCAGGCCCTGACCAAGCTGGTGAGCGGCACCGCGCTGGATACCGCGCTGAACCTGAAGGACAACATCGCCTTCCTGCGCGAGATGTCGATCGGCCTCGTCATCATCCTGTTCCTGGTGTTCGAGCCCGACGGGCTGGCCCACCGCTGGAAGCAGATCAAGGCCTACTGGAAGCTCTATCCCTTCTCGCACTGA
- a CDS encoding branched-chain amino acid ABC transporter permease gives MTLLFQLLVNGLIVGALYGVVAMSFVLIYKASRIVNFAQGEFLLIGAWTCWWLLTSWQLPFWIGFPITLVFMLAFGVILQIVVLRPMIGEPIISVIMVTIGLSIVFQAAMKWMFGVFAKPFPPIFASPTMNLFGLEVQTVYVMSLVISILIMAGFGWFFKYSRTGLAMRATAFDQQVAQSLGISVRHMFAMSWAISAMVSAVAGVTVGVVNGVSSALSFFGIKVFPAVILGGLDSVIGAVVGGLIVGVLENMAHYLDSQWLNWGNMYEIAPFYVLIAILMIKPYGLFGTKDIERV, from the coding sequence ATGACCCTTCTGTTTCAGCTTCTCGTCAACGGCCTGATCGTCGGCGCGCTGTATGGCGTGGTCGCCATGTCCTTCGTGCTGATCTACAAGGCCAGCCGCATCGTCAACTTCGCGCAGGGCGAATTCCTGCTGATCGGCGCCTGGACCTGCTGGTGGCTGCTGACCAGCTGGCAGCTGCCCTTCTGGATCGGCTTCCCGATCACGCTGGTCTTCATGCTGGCCTTCGGCGTCATCCTGCAGATCGTCGTCTTGAGGCCGATGATCGGCGAGCCGATCATCTCCGTCATCATGGTGACGATCGGCTTGTCGATCGTCTTCCAGGCGGCGATGAAGTGGATGTTCGGCGTCTTCGCCAAGCCCTTCCCGCCGATCTTCGCCAGCCCCACCATGAACCTGTTCGGGCTGGAGGTGCAGACCGTCTACGTCATGTCGCTGGTCATCTCGATCCTGATCATGGCGGGCTTCGGCTGGTTCTTCAAATACTCGCGGACCGGTCTCGCCATGCGGGCCACCGCCTTCGACCAGCAGGTGGCGCAGTCGCTGGGCATCTCGGTCCGCCACATGTTCGCGATGAGCTGGGCGATCTCCGCCATGGTGTCGGCGGTGGCCGGCGTCACGGTGGGCGTGGTCAACGGCGTGTCGTCGGCGCTGTCCTTCTTCGGCATCAAGGTGTTCCCGGCGGTGATCCTGGGCGGCCTCGACAGCGTCATCGGCGCGGTGGTCGGCGGCCTGATCGTCGGCGTGCTGGAGAACATGGCGCACTACCTGGACAGCCAGTGGCTGAACTGGGGCAACATGTACGAGATCGCGCCCTTCTACGTCCTGATCGCCATCCTGATGATCAAGCCCTACGGCCTGTTCGGCACCAAAGACATCGAGCGCGTGTGA